One Spinacia oleracea cultivar Varoflay chromosome 4, BTI_SOV_V1, whole genome shotgun sequence DNA segment encodes these proteins:
- the LOC130459834 gene encoding protein DETOXIFICATION 45, chloroplastic-like has product MIWFLSKRVILLPPKFGDLKFGVYLKSGGFLIGRTVAVLITMTIGTSMAARQGPLAMAAHQICMQVWLAVSLLTDGLAASGQVYTPRNAPTSEEIDVVREQRAKCFTRKYLLLA; this is encoded by the exons ATGATTTGGTTTCTTAGCAAGAGAGTAATATTATTACCTCCAAAATTTGGAGATCTGAAGTTTGGGGTCTATTTAAAATCTG GTGGATTTCTGATTGGAAGAACTGTGGCTGTTTTGATAACTATGACGATTGGGACCTCGATGGCTGCTCGTCAaggtcctctagctatggctgcTCATCAAATCTGTATGCAAGTGTGGTTGGCTGTCTCTCTTTTAACTGATGGATTGGCCGCATCTGGTCAG gtctacactccgaggaatgcgcctactagtgaggaaattgatgtggttcgtgagcaacggGCTAAGTGTTTTACCCGCAAGTATTTACTATTGGcttga
- the LOC130471395 gene encoding uncharacterized protein gives MDRADMMILNLKLRKYGHGSAGDYIAESIWEVLLWWNVEYMDTSWIDLQKGDSRYYNGCIEFLEVAKETLLKGKTRCPCNKCKLNKWFDLGEVGGHILFNGFYKNYRQWIFHRRVEESNTLEIPNDQENVVGRDDMNGLLRAAFKVDNSPQPTNEPQDPSLSEANFEDEYSYDMHEELNFECEEDDEFPSTNNTNEEEAKYKRLREASDEGLYEGCTTFSKLSFLLHLFHLKCMFHWSAASFNKLLELLLDAFPYIKEFPSSYYEGMKIMNDLGLGYEKIHACPNDCMLYWGEFAGKSECHICHRSRWKNVKEKEGESSVKDKGTCKKGVPAKVMRYFPLIPRLKRLYMSSKTAEDMRWHFDRKDGNIISHPADGEAWKMFDKRYDEFAKDPRNVRLGLASDGFNPYRLMNTSYSTWPVILIPYNLPPWLCMKSTSFILSVLIPGKQGPGMDIDVYLQPLIHELKLLWEGVDAFDAYSGKNFKMRAVLHSTINDFPAYAMLSGWSTRGYKACPSCVDSTHSYSFGGKIVYPGCRKWLPVDHPYRSQTNEFDGTEEHGLAPVRVSGTEVLKQQEKVKYVYGKSKVVQKKRGRLEDDELDDDDDDNDDNDQDESNRVLWKKKSKLFELEYWEHNPLRHNLDVMHIEKNVCDNFLGTLLDMSKSRDDKNARLALKKLNIKSHLWPQSHPSRVNDYLPPAAYTMSKEEKERFLTVLQNLKVPDGYGSNLQRCVNLKQRKLINLKSHDNHMLMQDVLPVALRASNATKVIDLLDELSYFFKKICSAAIERSELDTIQSKLVLTLCKMEKEFMPTFFTIMVHLLIHLVEEVKLGGPVHYRWMYPIERYLAFLKSHVSNKAQPEGSIAEGYLLWETIAFCSRYLESVETIFNRPKRNEDGVPDINNYLYDSAGRVVGMKKNVRVDDKSLKQAHRYVLLHSDEMKPANDLDDSTKEGKLRKALAYGLSNRGKRMKSVIINGYKFDTVDRERSRKTQNSGIMVEADGQEYYGKLNEILELDYYGSFKVLMFRCDWVDVRRGVKTYTNGRVRVNFSKLMHTGQNLDDDPFIFSSQAKQVFYIEDEIQKGWLHVIKTKPRDLFDIPDDELLNDSVLDL, from the exons ATGGACAGAGCTGATATGATGATCCTGAATTTGAAGTTACGTAAATATGGCCATGGAAGTGCAGGTGACTATATTGCGGAATCCATATGGGAGGTGCTTTTATGGTGGAATGTAGAAT acATGGATACTAGTTGGATTGACTTACAAAAAGGGGATAGCCGTTATTATAACGGTTGCATAGAATTTTTAGAGGTTGCAAAGGAGACTCTTCTAAAGGGAAAAACTCGATGCCCGTGTAATAAATGCAAGTTAAATAAATGGTTTGACTTAGGCGAGGTAGGAGGACACATTTTATTTAACGGTTTTTATAAGAACTATAGGCAATGGATTTTCCATCGTAGAGTTGAAGAGAGTAATACCTTAGAGATCCCTAATGATCAAGAAAATGTAGTTGGTCGAGATGATATGAATGGGTTACTAAGAGCAGCTTTTAAGGTTGACAATAGTCCACAACCCACCAACGAACCCCAAGACCCATCATTAAGTGAAGCTAATTTTGAAGATGAATATTCGTATGACATGCATGAAGAGTTAAATTTTGAATGTGAGGAAGATGATGAATTTCCATCAACCAATAACACCAATGAAGAAGAAGCGAAGTATAAACGACTTAGGGAAGCTTCTGATGAGGGTCTATATGAGGGGTGTACAACTTTCTCAAAGCTGTCGTTTCTATTGCACTTGTTTCACCTCAAGTGTATGTTCCATTGGTCTGCCGCATCATTTAATAAGTTGCTTGAGCTTCTATTAGACGCATTTCCTTATATTAAGGAGTTTCCATCGTCGTATTATGAAGGCATGAAGATAATGAATGATTTGGGATTGGGTTACGAGAAAATCCATGCATGTCCGAATGATTGCATGTTATATTGGGGCGAATTTGCAGGAAAAAGTGAGTGTCATATCTGCCACAGATCAAGGTGGAAGAATGTGAAAGAAAAGGAGGGTGAGAGTAGTGTGAAAGACAAAGGAACATGTAAGAAGGGTGTTCCAGCTAAAGTGATGCGGTACTTTCCTCTGATCCCTAGACTAAAGAGACTTTACATGTCATCTAAAACAGCAGAGGACATGAGATGGCATTTTGACCGCAAGGATGGAAATATCATAAGTCACCCGGCGGATGGTGAAGCTTGGAAAATGTTTGATAAAAGATATGATGAATTCGCCAAAGATCCTCGTAATGTTAGATTGGGTCTAGCAAGTGATGGCTTTAATCCATATCGTTTGATGAATACTAGTTATAGTACATGGCCGGTGATCCTGATTCCTTATAATTTGCCACCGTGGCTTTGTATGAAGTCGACATCATTTATTTTGTCTGTGCTTATTCCGGGGAAACAGGGTCCTGGTATGGATATTGATGTGTACTTGCAACCATTAATCCATGAGTTAAAATTGTTGTGGGAAGGTGTAGATGCCTTTGATGCTTATAGCGGAAAAAATTTCAAGATGCGAGCAGTCTTACACTCCACTATAAATGACTTTCCAGCATATGCTATGTTGTCGGGTTGGAGTACAAGAGGTTATAAAGCTTGCCCTTCGTGTGTTGATTCTACTCATTCTTATAGTTTTGGTGGTAAAATTGTCTACCCTGGGTGTCGAAAATGGTTACCAGTTGACCATCCTTATCGTTCTCAAACAAATGAATTTGATGGGACAGAGGAACATGGTCTTGCTCCGGTTCGTGTAAGCGGGACAGAAGTTTTGAAGCAACAAGAAAAAGTTAAGTATGTGTATGGAAAGTCAAaagttgttcagaaaaaaagaGGGAGACTAGAAGATGATGaacttgatgatgatgatgatgataatgatgataatgACCAGGATGAGTCTAATCGTGTTCTGTGGAAAAAGAAAAGTAAGCTTTTTGAATTAGAATATTGGGAACATAATCCTCTTAGACACAACTTAGATGTTATGCACATTGAGAAGAATGTATGTGACAATTTCTTAGGAACTCTTTTAGATATGAGCAAGAGTAGAGATGATAAGAATGCTAGATTGGCCCTTAAAAAACTGAACATAAAATCTCATCTTTGGCCTCAATCTCATCCAAGTCGTGTTAACGACTATTTGCCTCCGGCTGCATACACTATGtctaaagaagagaaagaaagattTCTTACAGTCCTACAAAATCTTAAAGTTCCTGATGGGTATGGATCTAATTTGCAAAGGTGTGTGAATTTGAAGCAACGAAAACTTATTAATCTGAAAAGCCACGACAATCATATGCTCATGCAAGATGTCCTTCCTGTTGCTTTAAGAGCATCTAATGCTACAAAAGTAATTGATTTGCTCGATGAATTGTCGTACTTTTTCAAGAAGATATGTTCAGCTGCTATTGAAAGAAGTGAATTAGATACCATTCAGTCGAAGCTTGTGTTGACTCTTTGTAAGATGGAGAAAGAGTTTATGCCAACTTTTTTCACAATCATGGTGCATCTACTAATTCATCTAGTGGAGGAGGTCAAACTCGGTGGACCTGTTCATTATAGGTGGATGTATCCCATTGAGAG GTATTTGGCCTTTTTGAAATCTCATGTAAGCAATAAAGCGCAACCAGAAGGATCCATAGCTGAAGGGTACCTTTTATGGGAAACAATTGCTTTTTGTTCGAGATATTTAGAAAGTGTCGAGACCATATTCAACAGACCGAAAAGGAATGAAGATGGTGTTCCAGACATCAACAACTATTTATATGACTCTGCTGGTCGTGTAGTGGGGATGAAAAAGAATGTCCGTGTTGATGACAAAAGTTTAAAGCAAGCACATCGTTATGTTTTGCTTCATTCAGATGAGATGAAACCG GCCAATGACCTAGATGATAGCACAAAAGAAGGAAAATTAAGAAAAGCCTTGGCCTATGGTTTAAGCAATCGCGGCAAAAGGATGAAAAGTGTTATTATCAATGGCTATAAGTTTGACACCGTGGACCGTGAGCGATCTCGAAAGACTCAAAATTCCGGAATTATGGTAGAAGCTGATGGCCAAGAGTATTACGGGAAACTTAATGAAATATTAGAACTGGATTATTATGGTTCTTTCAAGGTTCTAATGTTCCGATGTGACTGGGTTGATGTACGGAGGGGTGTCAAAACATACACGAACGGTAGAGTTCGTGTCAATTTCTCAAAGTTGATGCACACTGGTCAAAATTTGGATGATGATCCATTTATTTTCTCTTCTCAAGCAAAGCAAGTTTTTTACATTGAGGATGAGATACAAAAAGGATGGCTTCATGTTATTAAGACTAAGCCTAGGGACTTGTTTGATATTCCGGATGATGAGCTTCTAAATGATAGTGTTTTGGATTTATAG